From Candidatus Eisenbacteria bacterium, one genomic window encodes:
- the groES gene encoding co-chaperone GroES: MATKSLKIRPLGDRILVKRMEEAEQSRGGIIIPDTAKEKPMQGEVVAVGPGRTLEDGKVQKMEVKKGDRILMSKYSGTEVAIDGEEFLIMREDDVLGVIQ, from the coding sequence ATGGCGACTAAGAGTTTGAAGATTCGGCCTCTCGGAGATCGAATCCTGGTCAAGAGGATGGAAGAAGCAGAGCAGTCCCGTGGCGGGATCATTATTCCCGATACGGCGAAAGAGAAGCCGATGCAGGGTGAAGTCGTGGCTGTGGGCCCGGGCCGGACTCTCGAGGACGGAAAAGTTCAGAAGATGGAAGTCAAGAAGGGTGACCGGATTCTCATGAGCAAATATTCCGGCACTGAAGTCGCCATTGACGGCGAAGAGTTTCTCATCATGCGGGAAGACGACGTTCTTGGCGTCATTCAGTAA
- the groL gene encoding chaperonin GroEL (60 kDa chaperone family; promotes refolding of misfolded polypeptides especially under stressful conditions; forms two stacked rings of heptamers to form a barrel-shaped 14mer; ends can be capped by GroES; misfolded proteins enter the barrel where they are refolded when GroES binds), which translates to MPAKQLLFQEEARRKIMEGVEQLAHAVKVTLGPRGRNVVLDKKWGSPTITKDGVTVAKEISLEDPYQNMGAQMVKEVASKTSDVAGDGTTTATVLAEAIFREGLRNVTAGCNPMHIKRGIEQAVLAITKELERISRKVNDREQISQVATISANGDSSIGNIIADAMDKVGKDGTITVEEAKSMETSLDVVEGMQFDNGYLSPYFITDKDTMECNLENCFVLLHEKKISSLKDILPLLEKVSQAGRPLLIVSEDVEAEALATLVVNKLRGTIQACAVKAPGFGDRRKAMLEDISTLTGGMVISEELGRKLETVTLSDLGTAKRVSVSKENTTIIEGAGKSADIKARTELIRRQIEESTSDYDREKLQERLAKLAGGVAVINVGAATETEMKEKKARVEDALHATRAAVEEGIVPGGGVALIRCAPVLDAIKLEGDELVGVNIIRRALEEPLRILTNNAGLEGSVVVQEVKRQKKMSMGYDVDRDEYVDMLSSGIIDPTKVTRTALQNAASIAGLLLTTEALVAEIPEKTAPAPAMPGGGDMGMY; encoded by the coding sequence ATGCCTGCAAAGCAATTACTCTTTCAAGAAGAGGCCCGGCGCAAAATCATGGAAGGTGTGGAGCAATTGGCCCATGCCGTGAAGGTTACACTGGGGCCCCGCGGCCGGAATGTTGTTCTCGATAAGAAGTGGGGTTCACCCACGATCACAAAAGACGGCGTCACAGTGGCGAAAGAGATCTCCTTGGAAGATCCCTATCAAAATATGGGTGCTCAAATGGTGAAGGAAGTCGCCTCCAAGACCAGCGATGTCGCCGGTGACGGTACCACCACGGCTACCGTTCTTGCCGAAGCGATCTTCCGTGAAGGTTTGCGGAATGTGACCGCCGGCTGCAATCCGATGCATATCAAGCGCGGGATTGAGCAGGCGGTATTGGCTATCACCAAGGAGTTGGAGCGGATCAGCCGCAAGGTGAACGATCGCGAGCAAATTTCCCAAGTCGCGACCATCTCCGCCAATGGCGACAGCTCGATCGGTAACATCATCGCCGACGCGATGGATAAGGTCGGCAAAGACGGCACCATCACCGTCGAAGAAGCCAAGTCGATGGAAACGAGCCTCGATGTCGTCGAGGGTATGCAGTTTGACAATGGCTATCTCTCGCCATACTTCATCACCGATAAAGACACGATGGAGTGCAATCTCGAGAATTGTTTCGTACTCCTTCATGAGAAGAAGATCTCCAGCCTCAAGGACATCCTCCCGCTGCTCGAGAAGGTGAGCCAGGCCGGACGTCCTCTGCTGATCGTCTCTGAAGATGTTGAAGCGGAAGCCCTCGCCACATTGGTCGTCAACAAGCTGCGCGGCACCATTCAAGCCTGCGCTGTGAAGGCACCTGGATTCGGTGATCGGCGGAAGGCGATGCTCGAGGATATATCAACCCTGACCGGTGGCATGGTTATCAGTGAGGAATTGGGCCGCAAGCTCGAGACCGTCACTCTCAGCGATCTCGGTACCGCGAAGCGCGTCAGCGTTTCGAAGGAGAACACCACGATCATCGAGGGCGCCGGGAAGTCGGCCGACATCAAGGCCCGCACCGAACTCATCCGCCGTCAAATTGAGGAATCAACCTCAGACTATGATCGCGAGAAGCTCCAAGAGCGTCTGGCCAAGCTGGCCGGTGGCGTGGCCGTCATCAATGTCGGCGCCGCCACAGAGACCGAGATGAAGGAAAAGAAGGCCCGCGTCGAGGATGCCCTCCATGCGACCCGTGCCGCGGTCGAGGAAGGAATCGTTCCTGGCGGCGGTGTGGCCCTGATCCGGTGCGCCCCGGTGCTGGATGCGATCAAGCTCGAGGGTGATGAGCTGGTCGGCGTCAACATCATCCGCCGCGCCTTGGAAGAGCCGCTCAGAATCCTGACCAACAATGCCGGTCTTGAGGGTTCCGTCGTGGTTCAGGAAGTGAAGAGGCAGAAGAAGATGAGCATGGGCTACGACGTCGATCGCGACGAGTATGTCGATATGCTCAGCTCCGGGATTATTGACCCCACAAAGGTCACCCGGACAGCGCTTCAGAACGCCGCCTCCATCGCCGGACTGCTCCTTACCACCGAGGCTCTGGTGGCTGAGATCCCGGAGAAGACAGCTCCGGCTCCGGCCATGCCCGGTGGCGGTGATATGGGAATGTACTAA
- a CDS encoding sulfatase-like hydrolase/transferase: protein MRKKILPTLFITLALAVGGWGLACQMGRGTPPQINVLLITLDTTRADYLGIYGHDKPTSPNIDKLAEEAAVFDCAIAQAAVTPVSHASILTGLNPYNHRLRVLHGLTENVLEEDQTTLADFWKNAGGQASAFVSAFPVSASFGLDQGFDPFDQTFPQADGEGVVTQAGSINTGKSQRRADATTDAALDWLQNGMTPDKPFFMWVHYFDPHDTLVLPPQDQLDGMLDGPFKAASEERKDILRAIYNCEIHYMDEQIGRLFDAFKNKKCWETTMIVVVADHGEGLGDHNWWSHGLLYAEQIRVPLLIKIPGALGGKRIPSLVRTIDLMPTILQAAGIEEERWPAMDGESLIPTMQSGHTPSALTAYSESVNIMNYGRPDIMNIWDRKDDKLYCLTTATGKLIYHQLKPEKSEFYNLINDPHELANLIGQDSQERDALTRTLQAMNIFSEHMPGMTATDLERARRLKGLGYIE from the coding sequence ATGAGAAAGAAGATCCTGCCCACACTCTTCATCACGCTCGCTCTTGCCGTGGGGGGATGGGGGCTGGCCTGTCAGATGGGCCGGGGAACGCCTCCTCAGATAAACGTGCTGCTGATCACCCTTGATACAACCCGTGCCGACTATCTCGGCATATACGGCCATGACAAGCCGACGAGCCCCAATATTGATAAACTCGCTGAAGAAGCCGCCGTGTTCGATTGCGCCATCGCCCAGGCCGCGGTGACACCCGTTTCCCACGCCTCGATTCTGACAGGTTTAAATCCCTACAATCATCGACTGCGGGTTCTTCACGGGCTGACGGAAAATGTCCTTGAAGAAGACCAGACGACACTGGCCGATTTTTGGAAGAACGCGGGCGGGCAGGCCTCAGCCTTCGTCAGCGCTTTCCCGGTCAGCGCCTCCTTCGGTTTGGATCAGGGGTTCGACCCTTTCGATCAGACATTCCCTCAGGCCGACGGGGAAGGGGTTGTCACCCAAGCCGGTTCGATCAATACGGGAAAGAGCCAGCGCCGGGCCGATGCGACGACCGACGCGGCGCTCGATTGGCTGCAGAACGGCATGACGCCGGACAAACCGTTTTTTATGTGGGTCCACTACTTTGATCCCCATGACACCCTTGTCCTGCCGCCGCAGGATCAGCTCGATGGCATGCTTGACGGCCCCTTCAAGGCTGCATCAGAAGAACGAAAGGATATTCTTCGAGCCATTTACAATTGTGAAATTCATTATATGGATGAGCAGATCGGCCGGCTCTTCGATGCTTTCAAGAATAAGAAGTGCTGGGAGACGACGATGATCGTTGTCGTGGCGGATCATGGGGAAGGATTGGGGGATCATAATTGGTGGTCGCACGGCCTGCTCTATGCAGAGCAGATCCGGGTTCCTCTTCTCATTAAGATCCCCGGGGCGTTGGGCGGAAAGCGGATCCCTTCTCTGGTGCGAACGATTGATCTGATGCCGACCATCCTGCAAGCGGCCGGAATCGAAGAGGAGCGATGGCCCGCAATGGACGGCGAGTCGCTCATACCGACAATGCAGTCCGGCCATACCCCTTCGGCGCTGACCGCCTATAGCGAGTCGGTGAACATCATGAATTATGGCCGGCCCGATATCATGAACATTTGGGATCGGAAAGACGACAAACTCTACTGCCTCACCACGGCGACGGGGAAGTTGATCTACCATCAGCTGAAACCGGAGAAGAGCGAGTTTTATAATTTAATAAATGATCCGCACGAACTGGCGAACCTGATTGGGCAGGATTCTCAAGAAAGAGACGCCCTGACCAGAACGCTGCAGGCGATGAATATCTTCTCTGAGCATATGCCGGGAATGACGGCTACCGATCTCGAGCGGGCCCGCCGTTTGAAGGGGCTGGGATACATTGAGTAA